In Bacteroidia bacterium, a genomic segment contains:
- a CDS encoding asparagine synthetase B encodes MKNLVFLILFGSSVSIVQADYLLIPMDYSQTEHLKAYGIAYWVLEYNVNVEWLLNYRGGSFMFPFLPAFETELQIRGVKYDRISDGKSSEILAYVTSESVNMDAVKLETAPRIAVYSPPTNQPWDDAVTIALTYAEIPYDKLYDQEVMEGKLDGYDWLHLHHEDFTGQYGKFHATNSDASWYREEVKQQESTARLFGFEKVSQLKLSVAKKIKDFLNQGGFLFAMCSATDTYDIALAAEGVDICGQVYDGDPMDNNADAQLDFSKTLAFQNFKLVESPFIYEYSDIDVTGNRRVPMDMDYFTLFEFSAKWDPVPTMLCQNHTRTIKGFLGQTTAFDKSMIKPGVIIMGELNAFGEARYIHGNLGKGMWTFYGGHDPEDYRHTLGEDATDLTLHPHSPGYRLILNNILFPAAKKKKQKT; translated from the coding sequence ATGAAAAACCTTGTATTTCTGATCTTGTTTGGCAGTTCTGTTTCTATAGTTCAGGCAGATTATTTGCTTATCCCCATGGATTATTCGCAGACAGAGCACTTAAAAGCTTATGGCATAGCGTATTGGGTGCTTGAATACAATGTCAACGTAGAATGGTTGCTCAATTACCGGGGCGGAAGTTTTATGTTTCCTTTTCTTCCGGCATTTGAAACCGAACTTCAGATCAGAGGTGTAAAATATGACCGGATTTCAGACGGGAAGTCTTCTGAAATTCTCGCATATGTCACTTCTGAATCCGTGAATATGGATGCAGTCAAGCTGGAAACCGCCCCACGTATTGCCGTTTATTCGCCGCCTACCAATCAGCCCTGGGACGATGCCGTTACCATTGCGCTTACCTATGCGGAGATTCCTTATGATAAATTATACGACCAGGAAGTCATGGAGGGGAAACTCGACGGCTATGACTGGCTTCACCTTCACCATGAAGATTTTACCGGTCAATACGGAAAGTTTCACGCGACCAACTCTGACGCTTCCTGGTACAGAGAAGAAGTAAAACAGCAGGAAAGTACAGCACGTCTTTTTGGTTTTGAAAAAGTTAGTCAGTTGAAATTAAGTGTGGCGAAAAAAATCAAAGATTTTCTCAATCAGGGAGGGTTTTTGTTTGCCATGTGCTCTGCTACTGATACTTATGATATTGCCCTCGCAGCCGAAGGCGTCGATATATGCGGGCAGGTTTACGATGGCGACCCCATGGACAACAACGCCGATGCGCAGCTTGATTTTAGTAAAACCCTTGCCTTTCAGAACTTTAAACTTGTAGAAAGCCCATTTATCTATGAATATTCCGACATCGACGTTACGGGAAACCGGCGCGTGCCTATGGATATGGACTATTTTACCTTGTTTGAGTTTTCGGCCAAATGGGACCCCGTACCTACCATGCTGTGCCAGAATCATACCCGCACAATCAAAGGATTTCTGGGACAAACGACTGCCTTTGACAAGTCCATGATCAAACCGGGAGTAATAATTATGGGCGAATTAAACGCTTTTGGGGAGGCGCGCTACATCCACGGCAATTTGGGCAAAGGGATGTGGACTTTCTATGGCGGACATGATCCGGAAGATTATCGCCATACTTTAGGCGAAGATGCTACAGACCTGACACTGCACCCCCATTCTCCCGGCTACAGACTCATACTCAACAATATCCTTTTCCCCGCCGCCAAAAAGAAAAAGCAAAAAACCTGA
- a CDS encoding TolC family protein: MRYLIFLFSFLAVFAETARAQATRSLTLEECIRMAQSQSPAAKMANMGIEAATYTYQAFTASLKPQLNFSADLPGLRRSYVNIQQDDGSPKFVYQSQTYSDLSLNVNQVLPLTGGSISVFSSLSNFSFLSDNGFTNWRSNPFGIRISQPLFQLNSTKWNKTEQAMRFDLAKIDYLQERENIAVEITQRYFLALIAQQGIRRAQNNVINNDTIFNLSQGRFSVGRIAENELLESELNLMNARADLSQAQMDYERSMVELITALGLEKNTQLEIAIPEILPEITVDPDEAVVQALKFSRQIKNNELSRLLAERNVRAAASGNRFTADITASFGLNQTGPTFNDAFTNPIDQEFFTIGLNVPIIQWGAGKAEISAANTRQEQTQTRIEQQNREYEVAIYYQVQNLRQLKNQVEISNKSDDVASRRYEITRNRYLIGKVTIQDLFIAQREKDQAQINRIANLQSFWVALAELRAATLYDFVEMRPVQD, translated from the coding sequence ATGAGATACCTGATTTTCCTATTTTCTTTTCTGGCTGTTTTTGCAGAAACCGCCCGGGCGCAAGCTACACGCAGCCTGACGCTCGAAGAATGTATCCGCATGGCACAAAGCCAAAGCCCTGCGGCTAAAATGGCCAATATGGGCATAGAGGCGGCCACTTACACCTATCAGGCATTTACAGCATCACTCAAACCACAACTCAATTTTTCGGCTGATTTGCCGGGGCTTCGCCGGTCTTATGTCAATATTCAGCAGGATGATGGCAGTCCAAAATTTGTGTATCAAAGCCAAACCTACTCAGACCTCAGCCTGAATGTCAATCAGGTATTACCTCTCACTGGGGGAAGTATTTCTGTGTTTTCCTCCCTTTCCAATTTCTCCTTTCTCAGCGACAACGGCTTTACCAACTGGCGTTCCAATCCATTTGGGATCCGCATCAGTCAGCCGCTGTTTCAGTTGAATAGCACCAAATGGAATAAAACGGAACAAGCGATGCGTTTTGACCTGGCAAAAATCGATTACCTCCAGGAACGCGAAAATATCGCAGTGGAAATTACCCAAAGATATTTTCTCGCGCTAATCGCCCAGCAGGGTATTCGTCGGGCGCAAAACAATGTCATCAATAATGATACAATTTTTAACCTATCGCAAGGGAGGTTCAGCGTCGGGAGAATCGCGGAAAATGAATTATTGGAAAGCGAACTCAATCTGATGAATGCCCGTGCAGATCTTTCTCAGGCACAAATGGACTATGAGCGGTCGATGGTAGAACTTATCACTGCCCTCGGGCTGGAAAAAAATACCCAACTCGAAATTGCCATTCCCGAAATCCTTCCGGAGATTACGGTAGACCCCGACGAAGCCGTTGTGCAGGCGTTAAAGTTTAGCAGACAGATCAAAAACAACGAACTTTCCCGACTTCTGGCTGAGCGAAATGTACGTGCTGCTGCCTCGGGAAACCGGTTCACCGCAGATATTACAGCATCCTTTGGACTAAACCAGACTGGGCCTACATTCAATGACGCATTTACCAATCCTATCGATCAGGAATTTTTTACGATCGGATTGAATGTGCCGATAATACAATGGGGCGCAGGCAAAGCAGAAATATCGGCGGCAAATACCCGGCAAGAGCAAACCCAGACCCGTATTGAACAACAAAACCGGGAATACGAAGTCGCCATCTACTATCAGGTACAAAATCTTCGCCAGTTGAAAAACCAGGTAGAAATTTCCAATAAATCCGACGACGTTGCCAGCCGAAGGTACGAAATCACCCGCAACCGCTATCTGATTGGGAAAGTTACCATTCAGGACCTTTTTATCGCCCAGCGCGAAAAAGATCAGGCACAGATCAACCGCATCGCCAATCTTCAATCCTTCTGGGTTGCCCTGGCGGAGTTGCGAGCCGCCACGCTATATGATTTTGTGGAAATGCGCCCTGTGCAGGATTGA
- a CDS encoding ABC transporter permease — MLNKIIYNFLIALDAISQNWLRAVLTSMGIVFGVASVIAMLAIGRGTQEKILEQMNALGANNIIIKPVIEQKEGEVEETEDESKRQPNRYTPGLTMQDLKGLETLPYIEAVSPEIEIETMAVREGRKRSIKLVGVTPTYFTNGELELLEGKHFSDEQMKYSQSVCIIGYGVKAKFFPKDEPIGKEIKCGKHWLTVIGVMKPRNISQEVRDELGIRNYDMDIYTPIQTILLRYKNRALVTQTGLLRAAQQEEEEGGNTQTPDNYHQIDNLVIKISNTAYSRKIAEICNRMIARRHNQVVDFQIIIPETLLQKKQESTDLFNWVLRAIASISLLVGGIGIMNIMLASVLERIKEIGLRLSLGATKNDIVLQFMCEAIVISVTGGIIGVIMGVGISYLIEYLTSIQTIISPIFLAVSFPVAVAIGLIFGIYPARQAARQDPVVSLRSN; from the coding sequence ATGCTAAACAAAATCATCTACAACTTCCTCATCGCACTGGATGCCATCAGCCAGAACTGGCTGCGTGCTGTGCTCACTTCCATGGGAATCGTTTTTGGCGTGGCTTCTGTCATTGCCATGCTCGCCATTGGACGAGGAACGCAGGAAAAGATCCTCGAACAAATGAATGCGCTGGGAGCCAATAATATCATTATCAAACCCGTCATCGAACAAAAAGAAGGCGAAGTGGAAGAAACGGAAGACGAATCCAAACGACAACCCAACCGATATACACCCGGGCTTACCATGCAAGATTTGAAAGGACTGGAAACACTACCCTACATCGAAGCCGTAAGCCCTGAAATAGAAATAGAAACCATGGCCGTGCGAGAGGGACGCAAGCGCAGTATCAAACTCGTAGGCGTCACACCTACCTATTTTACCAATGGAGAACTGGAATTGCTGGAAGGGAAACATTTTTCAGATGAACAAATGAAATACTCCCAGTCCGTATGCATTATCGGATACGGAGTTAAGGCAAAATTTTTCCCAAAAGACGAACCGATTGGCAAAGAAATAAAATGCGGTAAACACTGGTTAACCGTAATAGGCGTTATGAAGCCCAGAAATATCTCTCAGGAAGTGCGCGATGAACTGGGTATCCGAAATTATGATATGGACATTTATACGCCGATTCAGACAATCCTTCTCCGATACAAAAACCGCGCTCTCGTCACCCAAACCGGATTACTCCGGGCAGCACAACAGGAAGAAGAAGAAGGGGGGAATACCCAGACACCCGATAACTATCACCAGATCGATAACCTGGTGATAAAAATATCCAATACAGCCTACAGCCGCAAAATTGCCGAAATCTGTAACCGGATGATTGCAAGAAGACATAATCAGGTCGTCGATTTTCAAATTATTATACCAGAAACCCTCCTTCAGAAAAAACAGGAAAGTACGGATTTATTCAACTGGGTTTTACGGGCCATTGCCTCCATATCATTGCTCGTTGGAGGAATTGGTATTATGAATATTATGCTGGCCTCTGTATTGGAAAGAATAAAGGAAATTGGCCTGAGGCTTTCGCTTGGCGCCACCAAAAACGACATCGTCCTGCAATTTATGTGCGAGGCCATTGTCATCAGTGTTACGGGCGGAATTATAGGCGTAATCATGGGTGTGGGCATTAGCTATCTGATCGAATATCTGACCAGCATCCAGACCATTATTTCCCCGATTTTCCTGGCAGTTTCTTTTCCCGTCGCTGTTGCGATTGGACTAATTTTCGGCATTTATCCCGCCCGCCAGGCTGCCAGGCAGGATCCTGTGGTTTCCCTCCGGTCAAACTAA
- a CDS encoding HlyD family efflux transporter periplasmic adaptor subunit, translating into MKPFLPFLLPVFFSLLFITSCASIDKSASQEIVVSPQKGKFDVSVTSTGELQAKNSIEIFGPQGGRQAGIYQMKISRIIPEGTLVKKGEYIADLDKSEVVGKIAERELSLQKAQSQYTQAVLDTALTLSEARDNIANLKYSLQEKLYEIQQAKYEAPATQKKLELDYEKAERAYEQAISNYQKRIAQSVAKVKEVESDLNKEQKFYNDLIALLQEFTVMAPENGMLIYQREWNGKKRVAGSMISPWDPVVATLPDLTEMESITYINEIDIQKIKKGQKVKIGLDAVPDKYMSGIINEVANIGEQQPNSDSKVFEVKITVLDTDTTLRPSMTTSNEILVDSRESTLYLPLECLHAADSISFVFKETPSGLVRQEVISGLMNDNHVEILHGVDLKDKIFLSFPSDTTGLPFIPLENTKLEASRQ; encoded by the coding sequence ATGAAACCATTTCTCCCATTCCTTCTTCCGGTTTTCTTCAGTTTGCTCTTCATAACAAGTTGCGCCTCAATTGATAAATCCGCTTCCCAGGAAATCGTCGTCTCCCCTCAGAAAGGTAAGTTTGACGTGTCTGTCACATCCACAGGAGAACTCCAGGCCAAAAACTCTATCGAAATCTTCGGCCCCCAGGGCGGCAGACAGGCAGGCATTTATCAGATGAAAATCAGTCGCATTATACCGGAAGGCACTCTTGTGAAAAAAGGTGAATATATCGCCGATCTCGATAAAAGCGAAGTAGTCGGGAAAATTGCAGAACGGGAACTTTCCCTTCAAAAAGCACAATCTCAATACACCCAAGCCGTACTGGATACTGCCCTTACCCTTTCCGAAGCCAGAGACAATATCGCCAACCTCAAATACAGCCTTCAGGAAAAACTCTACGAAATCCAACAGGCAAAATACGAAGCGCCTGCCACTCAAAAAAAACTGGAACTTGACTACGAAAAAGCCGAAAGAGCCTACGAACAGGCAATCTCCAATTACCAGAAACGTATCGCGCAGTCTGTCGCCAAGGTAAAAGAGGTAGAATCAGACCTCAATAAAGAACAAAAATTTTACAACGACCTCATCGCACTCCTCCAGGAATTCACCGTCATGGCACCCGAAAATGGAATGCTGATCTACCAGCGCGAATGGAATGGAAAAAAACGCGTAGCCGGATCCATGATCAGTCCCTGGGATCCTGTAGTAGCTACCCTGCCAGACCTTACAGAGATGGAATCTATCACCTATATCAATGAAATAGACATCCAAAAGATAAAAAAAGGGCAAAAGGTGAAAATCGGACTGGATGCGGTACCTGACAAGTATATGTCGGGCATAATCAACGAAGTTGCCAATATCGGCGAACAACAGCCCAACTCAGACTCAAAGGTTTTTGAAGTAAAAATAACCGTTCTGGACACCGACACGACCCTCCGGCCTTCCATGACCACGAGCAACGAAATCCTCGTTGACTCGCGAGAAAGTACGCTTTACCTCCCGTTGGAATGCCTCCATGCAGCAGATAGTATCAGCTTTGTATTTAAAGAAACCCCTTCAGGCCTGGTCAGACAGGAAGTAATATCCGGGCTGATGAACGACAACCACGTCGAAATCCTTCATGGGGTGGATTTGAAAGATAAAATTTTCCTCTCTTTCCCCTCTGACACTACCGGACTGCCTTTTATTCCGCTCGAAAATACAAAGCTCGAAGCCAGCCGACAATAG
- a CDS encoding putative addiction module antidote protein has protein sequence MHTSKFDIADYLEDDEMIQEYLNAVLEEGDSKEIIAALGHIAKAMGMSQIAQQTGLSRPSLYKALSENAKPQFDTILKVLRAVGGNLKLNTSV, from the coding sequence ATCCATACCTCTAAATTTGATATCGCCGATTATCTGGAAGATGATGAAATGATTCAGGAATATTTGAATGCCGTTCTCGAAGAGGGCGACTCAAAGGAAATCATTGCGGCTCTCGGCCATATTGCCAAAGCTATGGGAATGTCCCAAATCGCCCAACAGACGGGCCTGAGCAGACCCAGCTTGTACAAAGCCCTTTCAGAAAATGCCAAACCCCAGTTTGATACCATCCTGAAAGTCCTGCGAGCTGTGGGAGGGAATTTGAAGCTGAATACGTCGGTTTGA
- a CDS encoding type II toxin-antitoxin system RelE/ParE family toxin has product MYLIEKTEEFDKWLRKLKDRKAKARVLVRIQRIEDSGNFGDCQPVGEGIRELRIHYATGYRVYFKEQEGRLILLLIGGDKSTQREDIEKAKLIWKAYETNRK; this is encoded by the coding sequence ATGTATCTGATTGAGAAAACTGAAGAATTTGATAAGTGGCTACGAAAGTTAAAAGACCGAAAAGCCAAAGCCCGGGTACTGGTTCGAATTCAACGAATCGAGGATTCGGGCAATTTTGGAGATTGTCAGCCGGTAGGAGAGGGGATCCGCGAACTCCGGATTCATTATGCTACGGGATATCGGGTATATTTTAAAGAGCAGGAAGGAAGACTCATTCTGTTACTTATCGGAGGAGACAAATCCACTCAGCGTGAAGACATTGAAAAAGCCAAATTGATCTGGAAAGCATATGAAACGAACCGAAAATAA
- a CDS encoding RHS repeat-associated core domain-containing protein: MELWKTEDDPDSETFAYTFTTLDKPTPQTGPATTHTRRLSLKYYELSNHLGNILATVSDKKSVILDDNDGVFYIASYAAEVLSVSDYYPFGAPMPGRSLNLGDYRFGFNGKESDGEISGDGNSYDFGARVYDSRIGRWLSRDPLEGKYPGMSPYAAFNDNPILYIDPDGNDGRISVTITNDGTVHIKLATTVHVIGEAATSNTVKLLQNKFNSIDRSLSFSGALTEGLNVVVDIDITFKQSSLPDSYLRKAKTNSFYIEQLQRDESHRKTIDYNEGDNFLETGESAWAVAKGKNGVLENSLATGFGYLMGFYSQVPPVSSDADESNVEINSAMQEIMHLLGFDERYQKGLGIPQPGFKGDVQSNDREKEYIHGQHFFDIYKFAKNNGLIDAAIQNNGKASMILHEDYKGNKPTFDDTNSGRRVLQNDVDKEGKAIKN, encoded by the coding sequence ATGGAGTTGTGGAAAACCGAAGACGACCCCGACTCGGAGACCTTCGCCTACACCTTCACGACGCTGGACAAGCCCACTCCCCAAACCGGACCCGCCACGACCCACACGCGGCGGCTGAGTTTGAAATATTATGAGCTTTCCAACCATCTCGGCAACATTTTGGCTACGGTTTCCGACAAAAAAAGCGTTATCTTAGACGACAACGACGGGGTCTTTTACATCGCCTCGTATGCGGCGGAGGTGTTGAGTGTGAGCGACTATTATCCCTTCGGTGCACCCATGCCGGGGCGTTCTTTGAATCTGGGGGATTATCGGTTTGGGTTTAACGGGAAGGAATCGGATGGGGAGATTTCTGGGGATGGGAATAGTTATGATTTTGGGGCGCGGGTGTATGATTCGAGAATAGGGAGATGGTTAAGTAGGGATCCGTTGGAAGGAAAATATCCGGGAATGAGCCCATATGCTGCCTTTAATGATAATCCGATCTTATATATTGACCCTGATGGAAATGATGGGCGGATTTCTGTAACAATTACTAATGATGGAACCGTGCATATAAAGCTAGCGACCACAGTTCATGTTATTGGAGAGGCGGCTACATCGAATACAGTGAAATTACTTCAAAATAAATTTAACAGTATTGATAGGTCCCTATCATTTTCGGGGGCGTTAACTGAAGGACTAAATGTTGTAGTGGATATTGATATTACTTTTAAACAATCTAGCCTTCCCGATTCCTATCTTAGAAAAGCTAAAACTAATTCATTCTATATAGAGCAGTTACAGAGAGACGAGAGTCATCGTAAAACAATTGATTATAACGAGGGGGATAATTTTCTTGAAACAGGAGAATCAGCTTGGGCTGTAGCTAAGGGCAAAAATGGCGTCCTTGAGAATAGTCTTGCCACAGGATTTGGCTATCTTATGGGTTTCTATTCACAGGTTCCCCCTGTTTCATCTGATGCTGATGAAAGTAATGTCGAAATAAATTCAGCTATGCAAGAAATTATGCATTTATTAGGTTTTGACGAAAGATATCAAAAGGGATTAGGAATACCTCAACCAGGGTTTAAAGGCGATGTGCAATCAAATGATCGGGAAAAGGAATATATCCATGGCCAGCATTTTTTTGATATATATAAATTTGCTAAAAATAACGGATTAATAGATGCCGCTATTCAAAATAATGGAAAGGCTTCTATGATACTCCATGAGGACTATAAAGGGAACAAACCTACATTTGATGATACAAATTCAGGAAGAAGAGTTCTACAGAATGATGTTGATAAAGAGGGAAAGGCTATTAAAAATTGA
- a CDS encoding RHS repeat-associated core domain-containing protein: MITVTDYYPFGSAMPGRSLNLGDYRFGFQNQETDPEIYGTGNAVSYKYRVEDARLGRFLSVDPLSAEYPELSPYNFVANSPITFLDSDGRDIVYFNREGKEIYRVVTEIVHETYVLKKGIDASRIMGPILNSEDFSIAKMPNRIFNKTAYEKDRDYNKFDYQIAASTHLINESIGDGTALEKTEGAGRPDNVPELDPNLIKAMILTETQYGYIESTPEWKKGELDIMQVNVGSGSTTIRGDWDPKKQTIGLKKDIVPTPQESIHAGIQWLYFKGIQVTNIKYNNGVIVGGNIQWTGGEKWEAAAKAYNGSGDPKYSEKLTSALDALDNNSTTDYEKNK; this comes from the coding sequence GTGATTACGGTTACTGACTATTACCCCTTTGGCTCGGCGATGCCGGGGCGTTCTTTGAATCTGGGGGATTATCGGTTTGGGTTCCAAAATCAGGAAACTGACCCCGAAATCTACGGCACAGGCAACGCTGTTTCCTACAAGTACCGCGTTGAAGATGCGCGGCTGGGGCGGTTTTTGAGTGTGGATCCGTTGAGTGCGGAGTATCCAGAATTGAGTCCTTATAATTTTGTGGCCAATTCGCCTATAACATTTTTAGACTCTGATGGCCGAGACATAGTCTATTTTAACAGAGAAGGCAAAGAAATTTATAGGGTTGTAACAGAAATAGTTCATGAAACCTATGTTCTGAAAAAAGGAATCGATGCGAGTAGAATAATGGGGCCTATTTTAAATAGTGAGGATTTCTCTATAGCGAAAATGCCAAACAGGATTTTTAATAAAACTGCTTATGAAAAAGATAGAGATTATAACAAATTTGACTATCAAATTGCTGCTTCAACCCATTTGATCAACGAATCGATAGGTGATGGCACTGCTTTAGAGAAAACGGAAGGTGCTGGAAGGCCTGATAACGTACCAGAGTTGGATCCGAATCTAATTAAAGCTATGATCCTCACTGAAACACAGTATGGTTATATAGAGAGTACTCCCGAATGGAAAAAAGGAGAATTAGACATAATGCAAGTAAATGTTGGCTCAGGATCAACAACTATAAGAGGTGATTGGGACCCCAAAAAGCAAACAATAGGGTTGAAAAAAGATATAGTTCCTACGCCCCAAGAAAGTATTCATGCCGGGATTCAATGGTTATATTTTAAAGGAATACAAGTGACAAATATTAAATATAACAATGGGGTAATTGTAGGAGGAAACATCCAATGGACCGGCGGGGAAAAATGGGAAGCCGCTGCAAAAGCCTATAATGGATCGGGTGATCCTAAATATTCAGAAAAACTCACATCAGCATTAGATGCTCTCGACAATAACTCAACGACTGACTATGAAAAGAATAAATGA
- a CDS encoding RHS repeat-associated core domain-containing protein, protein MSKYKKSLPQSSANLPRSTKAQGPWGEFDKRSLNLGDYRFGFNGKESDGETYGTGNIYDYGFRIYNPRLGKFLSVDPLSPEYPWYTPYQFAGNKPVNSVDLDGLEEKEAYDENEADMLRRQGKLDGRSITRLVGANPRDLNLNNPYDQSYLKSSWIQAEVNQSLTKQLFEYVGDASMMIGGMFGAVGMTYSNPVNISAKAPTKLESWFRGLSTTFRNLFRRGGNKLPTIKQVRASHIDEVAE, encoded by the coding sequence ATCTCTAAGTACAAAAAATCCCTACCTCAGTCCAGCGCGAATCTCCCCCGCTCTACGAAAGCGCAGGGGCCGTGGGGTGAGTTCGACAAGCGTTCTTTGAATCTGGGGGATTATCGCTTTGGGTTTAACGGGAAGGAGTCGGATGGGGAAACCTACGGAACTGGGAATATATACGACTATGGTTTTCGGATCTATAACCCACGCTTAGGAAAGTTTCTTTCGGTGGATCCGCTGAGTCCGGAATATCCATGGTACACACCGTATCAGTTTGCGGGGAATAAGCCGGTGAATTCGGTGGATTTGGATGGGCTGGAGGAAAAGGAAGCTTATGACGAGAATGAGGCAGATATGCTGCGACGTCAGGGAAAATTGGATGGTCGCTCAATTACCCGTTTGGTTGGCGCAAATCCTCGTGATCTCAACCTCAACAATCCTTATGATCAAAGTTACCTAAAATCCAGTTGGATTCAGGCAGAAGTAAACCAGTCCTTGACAAAACAACTGTTTGAATATGTGGGGGATGCTTCGATGATGATTGGGGGAATGTTTGGAGCGGTTGGAATGACCTATTCAAATCCCGTCAACATTTCTGCAAAAGCGCCGACGAAGTTGGAGAGTTGGTTTCGGGGATTGAGTACTACTTTTCGGAATCTGTTTCGGCGGGGTGGGAACAAACTCCCGACGATCAAGCAGGTACGAGCCTCCCATATAGACGAAGTCGCGGAGTGA
- a CDS encoding polymorphic toxin type 44 domain-containing protein: MIAFSLEIYGTGNAVSYKYRVEDPRLGRFLSVDPLSAEYPWNSPYAFSENRVIDGIELEGLEYYYTAKGYLLGNWGTSQVIKIVPEAEIARAKDAFLECGDFCLEENTYYFEDYLPDVSETLLYEVGSQVTDPKIKKGITGQSLRDGHPLKYNEATGEGGTFAGTPVLQSDLFDITEEFNHVLKDNLSHFEQGFWSKNIRGGPSDWWFGLQVTDDANYDIKSLKRTNLDLIPSYAAISIGEWTLYEGRLTRYDDYGNISYGYWGTHYGFNRDKLLSGADDNQDTKNGKTTTGVGDEQRDKDAINLGIDKYLNRD, translated from the coding sequence TTGATCGCGTTCTCCCTCGAAATCTACGGCACAGGCAACGCCGTTTCCTACAAGTACCGCGTCGAAGATCCGCGGCTGGGGCGGTTTTTGAGTGTGGATCCGTTGAGTGCGGAGTATCCGTGGAACTCGCCGTATGCGTTTTCTGAAAATAGGGTTATTGATGGGATTGAGTTGGAGGGGTTGGAGTATTACTACACTGCAAAAGGATATTTATTAGGAAATTGGGGAACATCTCAAGTCATCAAGATTGTTCCTGAAGCTGAAATTGCAAGAGCAAAAGATGCGTTTTTAGAATGTGGAGATTTTTGTTTGGAAGAGAATACATACTATTTCGAGGATTACTTACCTGATGTAAGTGAAACATTGCTATATGAGGTTGGTAGTCAAGTAACAGATCCTAAAATAAAAAAAGGAATAACAGGTCAGTCTTTGAGAGATGGCCATCCTCTAAAATATAATGAAGCTACTGGCGAAGGAGGTACCTTTGCCGGAACCCCCGTCCTCCAATCGGACTTGTTTGATATAACAGAGGAATTTAATCATGTGCTTAAGGATAACTTAAGCCATTTCGAACAAGGGTTTTGGTCTAAAAATATTAGAGGGGGGCCCTCAGATTGGTGGTTTGGTCTTCAGGTGACAGATGATGCTAATTATGATATCAAAAGTCTAAAGCGAACTAACTTAGATTTAATTCCATCTTATGCAGCAATATCAATTGGGGAATGGACTTTATATGAGGGTAGGCTGACAAGATATGATGATTATGGAAATATTTCGTACGGGTATTGGGGAACCCATTATGGATTTAATAGGGATAAACTTTTAAGCGGAGCAGACGATAATCAGGATACGAAAAATGGTAAGACAACAACAGGTGTAGGTGATGAACAAAGGGATAAAGATGCTATCAATTTGGGAATTGACAAGTACTTAAACAGAGATTAA